From Bacteroidota bacterium, the proteins below share one genomic window:
- a CDS encoding PspC domain-containing protein → MNKTVTVNIGGIVFHIDENAYERFKQYLEAVRGHFSAADGRDEIMQDIESRIAEMFQERVGDSKQVITLTDVEEVTRQMGKPEDFGEGREEAAKETSPPVETAPLKRRLFRDPDDKLLGGVCSGIANYLSIDTVWVRLAFAFIFFVFGSGFLLYILLWIIIPEAKTTAEKLQMRGEPVTISNIEKNVKEEMEQLRNRASEMGKDGGKKAGTVVSRFFEAIGEIFKFFFLLVGKIIAVFFIFIGLVVGGALFVSLFSLVGLPVANYPEFINHIFPSGKYLAFGYIGAVLAIGIPFLMLAWAGARMLFNLKANRVVGFTALGLWLIGVIICLFIGGRVIRSYGVKDSYREEISIAQPKSSVIRIEQESYRNLEKDYDGDRSRDWGNREDVDISVREGHLISRNVRLDIVKSPTDSFQLVRIYSARGGSRKEAVDNASHIDYGFTQTDSSIRFQGFYKLAETEPFRFQKVQLVLRIPIGAKIYLDRGLEDFIYDIDNVQNIFDRDMLGRTWLMTADGLTCVDCTGDEDVVGGGKIKDEDFRGRIRIDGEDGAEVKIDENGVRIISPEGEKVIIDSSGVRINGRKMQTPAPPRPPKPGDSIRISPNGVRISLDGNKQENPSIQSRGISVV, encoded by the coding sequence ATGAATAAGACCGTAACCGTCAACATCGGCGGCATCGTCTTCCACATCGACGAAAACGCCTACGAACGATTCAAACAATACCTCGAAGCGGTTCGCGGACATTTCTCCGCGGCCGATGGCCGCGACGAGATCATGCAGGACATCGAGAGCCGCATCGCGGAAATGTTTCAGGAGCGGGTCGGTGACTCGAAACAAGTCATCACCCTGACCGACGTGGAAGAAGTGACCCGTCAGATGGGTAAGCCGGAAGATTTTGGTGAGGGCAGGGAAGAAGCGGCAAAGGAAACCTCCCCGCCGGTGGAGACCGCTCCGCTCAAGCGCCGGCTCTTCCGTGATCCGGACGATAAATTGCTTGGTGGCGTATGCTCCGGCATTGCCAACTATCTCAGTATCGATACCGTCTGGGTCCGTCTCGCGTTCGCGTTCATCTTCTTCGTCTTCGGTTCGGGCTTCCTGCTCTATATCCTCTTGTGGATCATCATACCGGAAGCAAAGACCACTGCTGAAAAACTCCAGATGCGGGGGGAGCCGGTAACCATCTCCAACATTGAAAAGAATGTCAAGGAGGAGATGGAACAACTCCGCAACCGCGCCTCTGAAATGGGAAAAGACGGCGGTAAGAAAGCCGGAACGGTTGTGAGCCGATTCTTCGAAGCGATCGGCGAGATCTTCAAGTTCTTCTTCCTGTTAGTTGGAAAGATCATTGCCGTATTCTTCATCTTCATCGGCCTCGTCGTGGGTGGAGCATTATTCGTATCGCTCTTTTCGCTCGTAGGCCTGCCGGTTGCCAACTACCCGGAATTCATCAACCACATCTTTCCCTCCGGTAAATACCTGGCCTTCGGATACATTGGTGCCGTGCTGGCGATCGGCATTCCGTTCCTCATGCTGGCCTGGGCCGGCGCCCGCATGCTCTTCAATCTGAAGGCGAACCGGGTCGTGGGCTTTACCGCGCTCGGTCTCTGGCTCATTGGCGTGATCATCTGCCTGTTCATCGGCGGACGTGTGATTCGCTCGTATGGTGTCAAGGACAGCTACCGGGAAGAGATCTCCATCGCGCAGCCCAAATCGAGCGTGATCCGGATTGAACAGGAAAGCTACCGCAACCTCGAAAAAGACTACGACGGTGATCGCAGCCGTGACTGGGGGAACAGAGAAGACGTGGACATCTCGGTCCGCGAAGGTCACCTCATCTCACGCAATGTTCGATTGGATATCGTAAAAAGCCCGACAGACTCCTTCCAGCTTGTCCGGATCTATTCTGCACGGGGAGGTTCCAGGAAAGAAGCGGTCGACAATGCATCGCACATCGACTACGGCTTCACCCAGACGGATTCTTCCATCCGCTTCCAGGGATTCTATAAGCTGGCGGAAACCGAACCGTTCCGCTTCCAGAAGGTGCAACTCGTGCTCCGAATTCCGATTGGCGCGAAGATTTATCTCGACCGTGGACTGGAAGATTTCATCTACGATATCGACAACGTTCAAAACATCTTCGACCGCGACATGCTGGGCCGTACCTGGCTGATGACCGCCGATGGTTTGACCTGCGTGGATTGTACCGGTGACGAGGATGTAGTGGGAGGTGGAAAGATCAAGGACGAAGACTTCCGGGGCAGGATCCGGATCGACGGGGAAGATGGCGCGGAGGTTAAGATCGACGAGAATGGCGTGCGCATCATCAGCCCGGAAGGCGAAAAGGTCATTATCGACAGTAGCGGCGTGCGTATCAACGGCCGGAAGATGCAAACACCGGCTCCGCCCCGTCCACCGAAGCCTGGCGACAGCATCCGGATCTCCCCTAACGGTGTTCGGATCAGTCTCGATGGTAACAAGCAAGAAAATCCCTCGATCCAATCGCGGGGAATCAGTGTGGTCTGA
- a CDS encoding polysaccharide biosynthesis tyrosine autokinase, with protein MPKKKITNLNEEFDLKLFTIILKRNFYWLIVLLTIGLAGAYLYLRYTHPIFQAQAGLKVGIVNNANAVLNQPGTQMLDLISGSNNAFAGDVELLRSKVMLARVIERMPLEVTYFARGNVLDNELYEKSPFTVEYEIRDSAYFGVPINITFNSEKEYELNWDYEGLVGSGTYATGVWIETAFAKLRISIVDITSIRKQESKIKKSPFYFILNTTSDLVSAYADDYQVQVVNPIAQTLRVIFKDKNAVKTAEFVNTVLDEFNIYDQERKSEGSNRSLDFINHTITDIDSELKISEISLEMFKRSNKIIDPTENAKDVLSHIKELIDTRVNCQLTLAVLNRMERDIQQSKPIDNLLPLMAGQFDDDVIMRLVERLQELQDKKANLRFVATEENTAIRSIDAEIQLQKQNLTSSIRSAINSQKERILSIDEQIGNFESNFMMLPSKEAELSRLKRFYEVNQKFFQLLLEKKVEFSITKAGIVSNNIILDRATEPISPLTPNRRLILAGSILLGFIIGFLIIFLKYLFYNEITSLEEINLYTDASLLGIIPKYKSEIPVSQLLVDKNPKSAISESFRSVRTNLQFIQNDPGAKVVAITSTISGEGKTFVAINLAGVIAFSDKKVVILDLDMRKPKIHLGFNVENVRGMSTILIGKDQPENCINHSNLPNLDFITAGPIPPNPSELILSKRMTDLIAFLKTKYDIVIIDTPPVGIVTDGVQVIRNADYPIYIIRAQYSKRMFIQNLNKLLDENKIQHLSVVLNGVEMSRFRYGYGYGYGYGYGYGYGYGYYDDEMKKNLSRWERFKMQFKKD; from the coding sequence ATGCCGAAGAAAAAAATCACCAATCTGAATGAAGAGTTTGATCTCAAACTCTTCACGATCATCCTGAAGCGAAACTTCTATTGGTTAATCGTTTTACTGACCATAGGTCTCGCCGGGGCCTACCTTTATCTCCGCTACACTCACCCGATCTTTCAAGCACAGGCTGGACTGAAGGTTGGCATTGTCAATAACGCGAATGCCGTCCTGAACCAACCGGGCACACAAATGCTGGACCTGATATCCGGGTCTAATAACGCTTTTGCCGGTGATGTGGAATTGTTGCGATCGAAAGTGATGCTTGCACGCGTCATCGAAAGGATGCCCCTGGAGGTGACCTATTTCGCGCGTGGAAATGTACTCGACAATGAGCTGTATGAGAAATCGCCCTTTACGGTTGAGTACGAGATCAGGGATTCCGCTTATTTCGGGGTTCCGATCAACATCACGTTCAACTCGGAGAAGGAATATGAACTGAATTGGGATTACGAAGGCCTTGTTGGAAGCGGAACCTATGCAACCGGTGTCTGGATCGAAACGGCCTTTGCAAAGCTGCGGATCAGTATCGTCGATATTACCTCCATCCGGAAGCAGGAATCCAAGATCAAGAAGTCGCCTTTTTACTTCATCCTGAATACCACCAGCGATCTGGTCAGCGCCTATGCCGACGATTATCAGGTACAGGTGGTCAACCCAATCGCCCAGACCCTACGGGTGATCTTCAAAGATAAGAACGCGGTTAAGACTGCTGAATTCGTCAATACGGTTCTGGATGAATTCAACATTTACGATCAGGAACGAAAGTCGGAAGGATCCAATCGGTCCCTGGATTTTATCAATCATACCATCACCGACATCGACAGCGAATTGAAGATTTCGGAGATCTCGCTTGAGATGTTCAAGCGCAGTAACAAGATCATCGACCCGACCGAAAACGCGAAAGATGTCCTCAGTCACATCAAGGAACTGATCGACACACGGGTCAATTGCCAGTTGACCCTGGCCGTCCTCAACCGGATGGAACGCGATATCCAGCAAAGCAAGCCGATCGACAACCTGCTTCCCTTGATGGCCGGACAATTTGACGATGATGTCATCATGCGCCTGGTGGAACGACTTCAGGAGTTGCAGGACAAAAAAGCCAACCTTCGGTTCGTCGCGACCGAAGAAAATACGGCCATCCGGAGCATTGATGCTGAGATTCAATTGCAGAAGCAGAACCTTACTTCGTCCATCCGGAGCGCGATCAACTCTCAGAAAGAACGGATCCTCAGCATCGATGAACAGATCGGAAATTTCGAATCGAACTTCATGATGCTCCCCAGCAAGGAAGCCGAGTTGTCGCGCTTGAAGCGTTTCTATGAGGTCAATCAGAAATTCTTCCAACTATTATTGGAGAAAAAGGTCGAATTCTCGATAACCAAAGCCGGAATCGTATCCAACAACATCATCCTCGATCGGGCGACCGAACCCATTTCTCCCCTCACCCCAAACAGACGACTCATCCTTGCCGGCAGCATCCTGCTCGGCTTCATCATCGGATTCCTGATCATTTTCCTCAAGTATCTGTTCTATAATGAGATCACCTCACTGGAAGAGATCAACCTTTATACGGACGCATCCTTACTAGGCATTATTCCAAAATACAAAAGCGAAATTCCGGTATCCCAGTTGCTGGTTGACAAGAACCCCAAATCGGCGATCTCGGAATCCTTCCGATCGGTTCGGACTAACTTACAATTCATTCAGAATGATCCGGGCGCCAAGGTGGTAGCGATCACCTCCACGATCTCCGGCGAAGGAAAAACATTTGTGGCCATTAACCTTGCCGGTGTGATCGCTTTCTCGGATAAGAAGGTGGTGATCCTTGACCTGGACATGCGGAAGCCCAAGATCCACCTGGGCTTCAATGTGGAGAACGTACGGGGCATGAGTACCATTCTGATTGGGAAAGACCAGCCGGAAAACTGCATCAATCACAGCAACCTTCCCAATCTTGACTTCATTACAGCCGGACCGATACCGCCGAACCCGTCGGAGTTGATCCTGAGCAAGCGGATGACGGACCTGATCGCTTTCCTGAAAACGAAGTACGATATCGTCATCATCGATACACCGCCGGTGGGTATCGTAACGGACGGTGTACAGGTGATCCGGAACGCAGACTACCCGATCTACATCATTCGTGCACAGTATTCCAAGCGCATGTTCATCCAGAACCTCAACAAATTGTTGGATGAAAACAAGATCCAGCACTTGTCGGTAGTCCTGAACGGTGTTGAGATGTCACGCTTCCGATATGGCTATGGTTACGGTTACGGCTATGGTTATGGCTATGGCTATGGCTACGGCTACTACGACGATGAGATGAAGAAGAACCTGAGCCGTTGGGAGCGTTTTAAGATGCAATTCAAAAAAGACTGA
- a CDS encoding glycosyltransferase, producing the protein MPRVLRIINRLNLGGPTYNAALLTRYMAPEFETLLVAGVKQDTEESSEYIVQDLGLSFIQLPEMQRELSWSNDRAAYKRLRSIIREYRPDIVHTHAAKAGAVGRLAAFHEKVPVVVHTFHGHVFHSYFNPIKTRIFLGIERYLAARSSAIIAISDRQRDELSHHYKVCSQERLHVIPLGFDLSRFRDDQVAKRSEFRKRYQLDDTTLAVGIIGRLAPVKNHPLFLRAVARLQGQHLPPTRFFLIGDGETREALFALCDELELSYSYQGSRPDALVHFTGWDREVDRSMAGLDIICLTSFNEGTPVSLIEAQAAGKPIVSTAVGGIENVVQPGKTALLVPSDDLTAFTSALQQLIAEPDLRISMARDGWNYVRDRFHYTRLVREMGELYRNLLK; encoded by the coding sequence ATGCCACGCGTACTCCGCATCATCAACCGTCTCAACCTGGGTGGGCCCACCTACAACGCGGCCTTGTTGACCCGGTACATGGCGCCCGAATTCGAAACCCTGCTGGTTGCGGGTGTTAAGCAAGACACGGAAGAGAGTTCGGAGTACATCGTGCAGGATCTTGGCCTCAGCTTTATCCAACTTCCGGAGATGCAACGGGAATTGTCGTGGTCCAACGACCGCGCGGCCTACAAGCGTCTTCGCTCCATCATCCGGGAATACCGTCCCGACATCGTGCATACCCACGCCGCCAAAGCGGGAGCCGTAGGAAGACTGGCGGCCTTCCACGAAAAGGTTCCGGTGGTCGTACATACCTTTCACGGGCACGTTTTTCACTCCTACTTTAACCCGATCAAAACGCGGATCTTCTTAGGCATCGAACGTTACCTGGCTGCGAGGAGTTCCGCCATCATCGCGATCAGCGACCGACAGCGGGATGAGCTGAGTCACCACTACAAAGTATGTTCGCAGGAACGACTCCACGTCATTCCACTGGGCTTCGACCTCAGTCGTTTCAGGGATGACCAGGTAGCCAAGCGCAGTGAATTCCGGAAACGTTATCAATTGGATGATACCACGCTGGCAGTCGGCATCATCGGGCGGCTTGCCCCGGTCAAGAACCATCCGCTCTTTCTGCGGGCGGTCGCACGGCTTCAGGGACAACACCTGCCTCCCACCCGGTTCTTCCTGATCGGTGACGGCGAAACCCGCGAAGCTTTGTTCGCGCTCTGTGATGAGTTGGAGCTCTCGTATTCGTACCAAGGCAGCCGTCCCGACGCCCTTGTACACTTCACCGGCTGGGACCGGGAAGTGGATCGTTCGATGGCCGGGCTGGACATCATCTGTCTGACCTCTTTTAACGAAGGGACACCCGTCAGTCTGATCGAAGCGCAGGCAGCCGGAAAGCCGATCGTCAGCACGGCGGTAGGGGGAATCGAGAATGTGGTCCAACCAGGTAAAACCGCACTCCTGGTCCCATCGGATGACCTCACTGCCTTCACCAGTGCTTTGCAGCAGCTAATTGCTGAGCCAGACTTACGAATCTCGATGGCCCGCGATGGATGGAATTATGTGCGCGACCGCTTTCACTATACACGGCTCGTTCGTGAAATGGGAGAATTGTACCGAAATCTGTTGAAATAA
- the rfbC gene encoding dTDP-4-dehydrorhamnose 3,5-epimerase, whose amino-acid sequence MEFKTTPIADVVMLEPRVFKDERGHFMESFNASLFSAHKITGPFVQDNESVSSKGVIRGLHLQRVPHAQGKLVRVVRGAALDVAVDLRPGSPTFGRHVAVELSAQNSRMLWIPAGFAHGFEALEDDTVFLYKVTDYYQPSAEAGIRFDDPELGIPWRTPAPIVSSKDRILPSFREFMAQHPDAFGT is encoded by the coding sequence ATGGAATTCAAAACCACGCCCATTGCGGACGTAGTCATGCTCGAACCGCGGGTATTCAAGGACGAGCGGGGGCATTTTATGGAATCCTTTAATGCCTCCCTCTTTTCTGCGCACAAGATTACCGGACCATTCGTGCAGGACAATGAATCCGTCAGTTCGAAAGGCGTGATTCGCGGGTTACACTTGCAACGCGTACCGCATGCTCAAGGCAAACTGGTCCGGGTGGTGCGAGGAGCCGCGTTGGATGTGGCTGTTGACCTGCGGCCGGGATCACCTACTTTCGGACGCCATGTTGCCGTGGAGTTATCCGCTCAGAACAGTCGAATGCTGTGGATCCCGGCAGGATTTGCGCATGGCTTCGAGGCACTGGAAGACGATACCGTTTTTCTGTATAAGGTAACCGACTACTACCAGCCTTCGGCCGAAGCGGGGATCCGTTTCGACGACCCCGAACTTGGCATTCCATGGAGAACACCTGCGCCGATCGTTTCATCCAAAGACCGGATACTCCCCTCTTTCCGGGAATTCATGGCCCAGCATCCCGATGCATTCGGGACCTGA
- a CDS encoding FKBP-type peptidyl-prolyl cis-trans isomerase, with amino-acid sequence MNIKSISLAVVITATTLMSCNGQKGKNDVKLSNAADSTSYAIGLSIGTNLKKDGLNELNLDIMKKGMADVMKGDSLPFDMNTAQTVIQSYLGEKQKRKGDENLAAGKKFLEENGKKPGVVTTASGLQYQVIKEGDGPKPSATDTVTVHYHGTLIDGTVFDSSVDRGQPSEIPLTMVIQGWVEAAQLMKVGAKYKLFIPAELAYGDRQKGPVIGPNSTLIFDLELLGIKGK; translated from the coding sequence ATGAACATTAAATCAATTTCTCTGGCGGTCGTGATCACCGCGACCACGCTGATGTCCTGCAATGGTCAAAAGGGCAAGAACGATGTCAAACTGTCGAATGCTGCAGATTCTACCTCCTACGCCATTGGACTCTCCATCGGTACCAACCTCAAGAAGGATGGCTTGAACGAGTTGAACCTCGACATCATGAAAAAAGGCATGGCCGATGTGATGAAGGGCGACAGCCTTCCGTTTGACATGAACACGGCACAGACGGTCATTCAGTCTTACCTCGGTGAGAAACAGAAGCGCAAAGGCGACGAGAACCTCGCGGCAGGAAAGAAATTCCTGGAAGAGAATGGTAAGAAGCCCGGCGTCGTCACGACTGCAAGCGGTTTGCAATATCAGGTGATCAAGGAAGGCGACGGTCCTAAGCCCTCAGCTACCGATACGGTTACCGTACATTATCATGGTACCCTGATCGACGGTACAGTATTCGACAGTTCGGTAGATCGCGGCCAGCCGTCAGAAATTCCGCTGACCATGGTGATCCAGGGATGGGTGGAAGCTGCGCAGTTGATGAAAGTGGGTGCCAAGTATAAACTGTTCATCCCGGCTGAATTGGCCTACGGTGATCGTCAAAAGGGTCCGGTCATTGGTCCGAACTCCACACTGATCTTCGATCTTGAACTCCTGGGTATCAAAGGCAAGTAA
- a CDS encoding PadR family transcriptional regulator — protein sequence MSSNLENTQAQMRKGVLEFCILSILSQHEVYPSDIIAKMKESRLIVVEGTLYPLLTRLKNAGLLTYRWVESKSGPPRKYYSLTPLGEKFLEELRATWNELVEAVNLTTQKTEMP from the coding sequence ATGAGCAGCAACCTGGAAAATACCCAAGCGCAGATGCGAAAAGGGGTCCTCGAGTTCTGCATCCTCTCGATCCTGTCGCAGCACGAAGTTTACCCATCCGACATCATTGCCAAGATGAAAGAATCCAGGCTGATCGTCGTGGAAGGTACCCTGTACCCGCTGCTGACGCGACTCAAGAACGCAGGCCTCCTCACATATCGCTGGGTCGAAAGTAAAAGCGGCCCGCCCCGTAAATACTACTCGCTGACTCCCCTCGGCGAAAAATTCCTCGAAGAACTTCGCGCCACCTGGAACGAACTCGTAGAGGCAGTTAACCTCACCACTCAAAAAACGGAAATGCCATGA
- a CDS encoding DUF2807 domain-containing protein, with the protein MKTNRLLLSAALILMSACNSVFGESAELVSNERKATDFYGLVVNANANVILSQGEACSVKVEGDRRTVSEVSTEVENGALIINGDNSRPVNVYVTVNDLNLVEVNGNAKVYANQVINSDLLLLKVNGNGSIKMEVRSLSLGMIVKGNGRIVASGSTGDSFVRVYGNGSVSARNLDAYRQTEEVYNANLNYKRESGNGSKRLTLSLHD; encoded by the coding sequence ATGAAAACGAATCGCCTTCTTCTTTCCGCCGCTCTCATCCTGATGAGCGCTTGCAATTCAGTGTTTGGCGAATCCGCCGAACTCGTATCCAATGAGCGCAAGGCCACCGACTTCTACGGTCTGGTCGTAAACGCCAATGCCAACGTCATCCTTTCCCAGGGCGAAGCATGCTCAGTGAAAGTAGAGGGGGACCGCAGAACGGTTTCCGAAGTAAGTACGGAGGTAGAGAACGGCGCTTTGATCATTAACGGCGACAACAGTCGTCCGGTCAACGTCTATGTAACGGTCAACGACCTTAACCTGGTCGAAGTGAACGGCAACGCCAAAGTCTACGCCAACCAGGTCATCAACTCGGATCTCCTGCTCCTGAAAGTGAACGGCAACGGCAGTATCAAGATGGAAGTCCGTTCGCTTTCACTCGGCATGATCGTCAAAGGCAACGGACGCATCGTGGCCTCGGGTAGCACCGGTGACAGCTTCGTCCGCGTTTACGGGAACGGATCCGTTTCAGCCCGCAACCTGGACGCTTACCGTCAGACCGAGGAGGTATACAACGCCAACCTTAACTACAAGCGGGAATCCGGCAACGGCAGCAAGCGCCTCACGCTTTCCCTGCACGACTAA
- a CDS encoding GNAT family N-acetyltransferase, translating to MNQSIRLEPIAIADAEWMYRLRSNPVVNRYIEYTRPDSLEKMQETLQRIIEVNALERWNFNKILRAKDDQPLGTICLWNYNEDRTRAEFGFELFPEEHGKGIMSEALSLMLDFARKVEQLKEVGAWTHRDNSAARRLLERHGFERDLDAESKAAADDNLKSYVIYSRRLVPFVQPDRLETTRLRQMPFTEGDAQFILQLLNTDGWKRYIGDRGVTDEASAIAYLQRSPMRLEREQGMSFYKVCKKEDGTPIGMCGLILRDYLPGPDLGFAFLPEAEGKGYAYEAAMAWIPLVKSIFGYETVYAITVPENERSIRLLKKLLFEQQDMIEHEGEKLMVWRRVVGGEQ from the coding sequence ATGAACCAGAGCATCAGACTGGAACCGATCGCGATCGCGGATGCGGAATGGATGTACCGGTTGCGCAGCAACCCTGTGGTCAATCGCTACATCGAATATACCCGGCCGGATAGCCTGGAGAAAATGCAGGAGACGCTTCAGCGCATCATTGAAGTGAACGCGCTGGAACGCTGGAACTTCAATAAGATCCTGCGCGCGAAGGACGATCAGCCGTTGGGTACCATTTGCCTTTGGAATTATAACGAAGACAGAACCAGGGCGGAGTTCGGGTTCGAACTTTTTCCGGAGGAACATGGGAAGGGAATCATGTCCGAAGCGCTCTCGTTGATGTTGGACTTTGCACGCAAGGTTGAACAGTTGAAAGAAGTCGGGGCGTGGACCCACCGGGACAATTCCGCTGCCCGGCGACTGTTGGAACGGCATGGATTCGAACGTGACCTTGACGCGGAATCCAAAGCTGCCGCAGACGATAATCTAAAGTCGTACGTCATCTACAGCCGACGATTGGTTCCTTTCGTTCAACCCGATCGGTTGGAAACGACGAGGCTCCGCCAAATGCCCTTCACGGAAGGTGACGCGCAATTCATCCTCCAATTATTGAATACGGATGGTTGGAAACGCTACATCGGGGATCGCGGTGTAACCGATGAGGCCAGTGCGATTGCCTATTTGCAAAGGAGTCCGATGCGGCTGGAGCGGGAGCAGGGTATGAGTTTTTATAAGGTTTGTAAGAAAGAGGACGGTACCCCGATCGGTATGTGTGGCTTGATCCTGCGCGACTACCTGCCGGGCCCGGACCTCGGATTCGCATTTTTGCCGGAAGCAGAAGGGAAAGGCTACGCCTACGAAGCCGCCATGGCCTGGATCCCACTGGTGAAATCGATATTCGGTTATGAAACGGTCTATGCGATCACGGTACCGGAAAATGAGCGGTCCATTCGTCTCCTAAAAAAACTATTGTTCGAACAGCAGGATATGATCGAGCACGAAGGGGAGAAGTTGATGGTGTGGAGGAGGGTAGTAGGCGGTGAGCAGTAG
- a CDS encoding polysaccharide biosynthesis/export family protein, producing MRSTRPVLFFLLPILLLFSCRNLAPNRMFETPDDYQFAQDTSAIGNSFVIAPNDRFEMSIYSNDGFRLVDITGTSSNLSDQSRANYLVEADSLARLPIVGKVKLGGLSIEEAEKKLEEIFSRYYNNPFIQLKLINRFAIVFQGDGGQGKAVNLQNDNANLFEVLAEGGGIPDFGKAYRIKVLRGSLHNPQVFLADLSTVEGLKNSPLRIQSNDIIYVEAVPNYRVRFINQITPILGVVSAVVLIISLSQR from the coding sequence ATGCGATCAACCCGCCCGGTCCTTTTCTTTCTGCTTCCCATCCTATTGCTTTTTTCCTGTAGAAACCTGGCTCCTAACCGGATGTTCGAAACACCGGATGATTATCAGTTTGCCCAGGATACCAGTGCTATCGGCAACAGCTTTGTGATCGCTCCCAACGATCGTTTTGAGATGAGCATTTACTCAAACGATGGTTTCCGATTGGTTGACATTACAGGAACCTCTTCGAATTTGAGCGACCAGAGTCGAGCCAATTATCTGGTGGAAGCCGACAGCCTGGCCCGTCTTCCGATCGTTGGAAAAGTAAAGCTGGGAGGCCTTAGCATTGAAGAAGCTGAAAAAAAACTCGAGGAGATTTTCTCCCGCTACTACAACAACCCTTTCATTCAGTTGAAACTCATCAATCGGTTCGCCATCGTATTTCAGGGAGATGGCGGGCAAGGGAAAGCCGTCAACCTTCAAAATGACAACGCCAACCTTTTTGAAGTGCTGGCGGAAGGTGGCGGTATACCTGATTTCGGAAAAGCCTATCGCATTAAGGTGCTTCGTGGGTCGCTCCACAACCCACAGGTATTTCTGGCCGACCTTTCCACCGTGGAAGGATTAAAGAACTCACCGCTGCGGATTCAGTCAAACGATATTATCTATGTAGAAGCTGTTCCCAATTACCGGGTTCGTTTCATCAACCAGATCACGCCTATTCTCGGCGTCGTTTCGGCAGTCGTATTGATCATCAGTCTTTCTCAGCGATAA